ATGAGATGGCTACATACTTATGTGGGAAGATCTCCAATATAATGTGAAGGACAAAGGCAAAGTGCCCAAGTGTACACATAGTGTGCTTCTACTGGGGTGGGAGGACAGAAAAGTATACTGTACGTACATTTGTAACTGCACAGAccaaaaaaacacaaaggaaacAGGTTAAAGGTGGTTGCTCCCTGAAGAAAAGTGAATCACTGGGAtcaaaagaaagagggaaattttaatttttgatgcCTGTACATGAATGATCTGTTTTGAAAATCCATTGCTCTATCATCTCAGAATCAAACATTTACCTTGTTATCAGTTCCAAAAATTATGTATAGCTTTCTTGGTGAAATAAACacaaactaaaaaatattttgtaataaagtaCTTAAATGCTTGCACAGAATACTGAGTTTGGTTACCAGGTGAGGAAATGGCTTCAAATGGTTTGCTTGTTCTTGTCCATCCTCAAGGTTCAGAGTGTACAGCATCTGAAAATTTGGAAGGCAGGCCTTTGAAGAGTAACTGCCTCCTTCTGTGACTGCTGCAGATCTGAGTAGGTGGTGGGCAGTGTTGTTGTCCAGGGAACTCAGACCCTGGGTTGGTGGTTAATACAGAAGACTTGCTTAAGTTGCTTCTAGCCAGGAGAAGTTATACTAGTAGGGCACGGCCCTACTGGAGCCCTCAGGGTTTCTCTCTCATGATTGTTCTTTCATTTATCTGATCTTCAGCTAGGCTGTAGCCTCCAAGGAAGAGCACACACTTACCTTGCTTACCTTTGTGCTCTTAGCGCCCAACGTGGAGAAGGTGTGTAGTGGAtgctcaaatatttattcagctgAATCAAACATGGCTTTTGTGTCATATTGTCCATGCCCTTccttttctatgtatttatttctttttggctgcactgggtcttcgctgctgcctgagggctttctctagttgcagggcaccagcttctcactgtggtggcctctccTGTTCTGGAGCATGGGATgtaggcacacgggctcagtagttgtgggggacgggcttagttgctctttggcacgtagaatcttcccagaccagggtcgaacccatgtggccctgcattggcaggtggattcctatccactgtaccaccagggaagtccatccctGTCCTTCTTTGAAACTTAAAGATGGCAAATAATGGACCATTCATCTAATTGTAATGGCCAATTTACTTTCTCTATAAGCGAAGAAAATAGTCAaatagtgtgctgctgctgctgccacgcttcactcgtgtccgactctgagcgaccccatagacagtagcccaccaggctcccccgtccctgagattctccaggcaagaacactggagtgggttgccatttccttctccaatgcatgagagtgaaaagtgaaagtgaagtcactcagtcgtgtccgactcctagcgaccccgcaAGAGTACTGGATCAAGTAGTGTGAGTGGGTAATACAACTTTTGAATTAAATGTAATTTAGCTGTCCAGTTTCTGTGGAGCTACAGTAACTCCATGATGTTTCTAAAACATTGTATTGCTAAGAAGTAACATTAGCCATAGGAAGTTGAATCTTTACATCTTactgtttttgttcatttctgcCTGATTAACAcaactattttttgttgttgttgttaaataatGACTCTTGCATGGCAGTCAGAACTTTAGTATTAAAACTTTTAACTAAATTGAccattttctcctgttcttttGTGGTTGAGACCCTGGAGTGACACTTTTATAATTAGACAATACTCACATAATATcgtgggagcttcccaggtggcttagtggtaaacaatctgcctgtcaatgcaggagccacagtttggattcttgggttgggaagatcccctggagaaggaaatggcaatccactccagtattcttttttaaattaattttttttattgaaggataattgcgttacagaattttgttgttttctgtcaaccactccagtattcttgtctggaagattccatggacagaggagcctggcaggctacagtccatggggttgcaaagagtcagacacgactgagggcctgagcactcacacatgcaTCTAATACCGCACTGTTGTATTTAACATAACTGATCATAAATGATCTTTAATAAGCTCTGATTGCTTGACTGCTATGCAATTTTATTGCTTTTCCAGAGTTGATCTTAGTGAAAATATATGGTCATTACGCTAATTGGTGAATATGCCCTCACTGCAATGATGATTGTCATTAGATTTAATAAAAACTAAAGTCACTTTAAGTCAATGATTTTAATTTAGGGGTATGACTTTAATatagatttgttttgtttttgtctttgtaaaaaaaaaaaaaaaatccatcccaGTTTAACCATAAGGCAAAGAGATAGGGTCTATCTTCCTGAAAGAGCAGACAGACCTGAGAGGACAGGATGAACAGGTGAGACCTTCTGGGAACGGAACTGACATGATCTGGGCATCACTCATCACTGGCCAACTCGGGGACCAGATGGAGACTGCAAAAAACGTTGTGCTTGTCTTGTCCAGTGTTTTTTAAATACCTGAATTTGTCTGCCAGGTCATCTGGTCCCCCACTCCTTAGTGACTTTCTCACAGCAGCCTTGCTCATGGACTTCGCCAgcttcagtacagttcagttcagttcagttcagcagctcagttgtatccgactctgcaaccccatggactgcagcacctcaggcctccctgtccatcaccaactcccggagtttactcaaactcatgtccattcagtcggtgatgccatccaaccatcccaacctctgttgtccccttctcctgccttcaatcttccccagcatcagggtcttttccaatgagtcagttcttcgcatcaggtggctaaagtattggagtttcagctttagcatcagtccttccaatgaatattcaggactgatttcttttaggatggactggttggatctccttgcagtccaagggactcttaagagccttctcaaacaccacagttcaaaagtatcaattcttctccactcagctttctttatagtccaactcttacctccatacaagactactggaaaaaccatagctttgactagatggacctttgttagcaaagtaatgtctctgctttttaatatgctatctaggttggtcataacttttcttccaaggagtaagcgtcttttaatttcatggctgtagtcaccatctgcagtgattttggagcccagaaaaataaagtctgacactagaCCTGGTAAGCATTGGGTGCCTGGAGAAGAGTGACATCCTTGAACATGGAACTTGggtgagaaaaagtgaaaaacgGAGAGTTTTAACAATATATGGAATttgagggaatttcctggtggacTGGTTAGGATGTGGCACTTGCACTGCTGtaggcccaggttctatccctagctagggaactaagatcacagccaaaggaaaacaacagaaaaaaaagaatttggaatcTGAAAGGCAGGTAAGCCCAATAAGGGTCGAGGCTAGGGGCACAAACCCAAGACTGTGCCCATAGGTTGAGAGTTGAGGCTCTGAGAGAATTAATACAGAAAGAAGCTAAAGGGGACtgtgctggtggtccagtggttaagactctgtgctcccaacgtgggggtctgggttcaatccctggtcagggaactagatcccacatgctgaaactaaagacCCTGCATACTGTAATGAAGGTCTCCCATGCAGCAGTGAAAgtcctgtgtgctacaactaagacccgacacagccaaacaagtaaatattaaaaaaaaaaaaaaaagctaagtttTGATGCTCAAAACTTTGGGCATCACTTATATTTAAGGGCTATAAATTACCAGAATCCCAATGAAGGGAAGCCGTCCTACCGGAAACAGGTTAGAGAAAGCTTATGGTCAAAGAGAGAAGTTCAAGGATAAGTGTAAACTGTGTCTCAAACACAGAGTACACTGTACCTAGAGTAAAAAGGCTAAgttgaggggaggggaaggagccaGATTTGGTGATCAAGCCACTaatatacccactccagtattcttgcctggaaaaatcccaatccatgaggtcacaaaactGGGCAACTAAGCAACAAAGATCATCAAAGCGCACTTTCAGCAGAGAAGAGTTAAAATTACAAAGACTGAAAGACAGCATAGATATAGAGTAAGTGGACACAGCTGTTTTAGGGTGTCAGACACACAAGAAAGGAGCTGGAGCGTCATTCAGTGACATGTAGGGTGGAGGGTCTCAGGATGGGATATCGTAAAAGAAAAAGGCCTGTGGAAAGGGAGTGACAGCCACAGGAGGTTGGTTCCACGAATGGAAGAGGAAGCTCTGGGCAAGAGACATGCCTCTAGTGAGGAAGATCAGCAAAGAtggaaatgttttcaaatattgaGGGACATTGCGGGAGCTAGTTGGATAGCCTATAACTGGTTGGGTTGTCGGCAGAGTTACAGGTACATGATTGTGAACTTAAGAAGGggttgggatttccctggtggtccaatggttaggattccACTGCGGGggtctgagttcaatccctggcccgggAACTAAGGTCCCCTCAACAAGCTGAAGAAAGAAAGTAGGAAAGGGTCTGGGAGACTTGGCATCATTCAGGAAGGCAGGACAGGCATTTTGAGCAGCAGAGAAAGCTAGGCTGAGATTAGCAAGCATTACTATGGTTCATACTACCATAAGGTTTGCAAGCGATTCAAGGTATTTTAATCTTTAATTAGCAAAGTAAACTTTCCTATAAAAATGACCAGGCCACAGAAATGAATTGCAAGCCCATTACTGTCACAAGCATGGTTTATTCTTGGGTAATTCCCtgacagtctagtggttaagactccaagctttcactgccaaggcctgggttcagtccctggtcagggaactaagatcctgaatgccaggctgtgtggccaaaaaagaaaaacaagcatggtttattcttttttttttaaaccttttttatttAAGCATGGTTTATCCTTAAGTGCACTTGTGTAAACTATCAGTCTCTAGGGGTATAGCTTTAGGATATACAAGTTTCTAATGTAAAGATATGGTTGAGGATTTAATTATATGTTGTCTCTTTTTATTATCAGAATTAATTCTCCCAAGTAAATGATATTTTTCCCTCTTGTTTGTAAATGATGCAAATTGTGAAACTGATTGGGATCTCTTTTCAAGTCAGTTAAtggttgaggaaaaaaaaataatctgcatTCACACCCAGCTAAGGAAGCGAGTGTGGCAGCTATGTTTGTTTATTGGCTTCATTTCTGCCTGCATGTAGTTTGTCACTCTACCCTGGTTCCTCCTCGTCATGTATCATTTTGTTATATTTCACATATCCTAGAAGCCACTGTAAATCCTTTTTTGGAACAAAAGAGAACATATAATATTAAACATATAAAGACTTGAGATATTTAAACACCTTAATACTTGTAGTGGATATTAAATAAAAAGCACACCCAGTTACAAAGCCACTAGACCCAAAAAAGCCTTTTGAAAATCATACAACTTTCCATTTAATAATGAGTCGTAGTGTACAGAGCAGAAAGCCAAATTTGTAACAGCAGAGAATTACAGCAAAATGAGTTGAAAAATTAAGACTCAGCCATGTTTGCCTCAGTTCTTTTAGTATATGAGAATAGATACTTAGCACTATTATGCCAAAAGCTATTTGCCCTTCTTAATTTTGGAAGCTTTCTTCCCAACTCAATTATCAGTATCCAGTAGTGATTAAGCTGGACTCCGGAGCCAGAGTACCTGGTTTCAAATCCAGCCCACCACTCCAGCTGTGTAGCCTTTGGGCACCTTTCTTACCTGTTTCCTTACTTGAAAAACTGCGTTAACAGAACCTAACTCAAGATTTTGAGGACTTAATAAGTTTACACCAGGTAGGTGCTTACAATGGCGTCAATAACATTTTAAGTGCGCAAAAACTGGTAGCTATAACTACTGTGGCTTTATGTGTGGTTAAGACTCATGAGGCTCTTGGAGCCCACTGCCAAAACTGGATTCAAGTCAGTCAATGAGTAGCTGGATGCCAAAAACCCAAGCCAACATGTAGCTGAAGACCAGATAGGAGTCTTTCCATCGATCCACTAAAAAATACTTATGGAAGTTAAACCTGCAAGTCAAAAAAGCTCTTGGTTAATGGCAGTTTAATTAAACAAGACTAACTGGCTCCTACTAGAGCCCTAGTGAATTcgtttattaaacaaatatttattaaaggcCTAATTTATCAAGCAATAAGTTTTAAACACCACAAAATCATTAAAAACCAACATACAATCACACTTTTTCACCTTATGGCTTCAAAGAATCACCGTCTAACAATAGGTCCTAGGCAGTACCAAAATAGCAAAAATTCTTTAAAGTGCTACACCTGCCAAAAATTTAATGGAAATCAAAAGTCAACCtcaaaatcttaaaataatgaaaacatagCATGACGACAGTAAACTTTGGAGTCCCATGAGCCGGACTCAGTCCCACAGGGAAGTATTTGGTGGAAGTGAAGAGTTACAACTGCTTAGTCCCACTGGATCCTTCGCTCTTCTTCAGGAAGAACATTCCAGTTTGGAGAGGCCACATCCCGAGCCAGCCAGTTGAAATCGTCAACGTCGTTCCAGTTATTTTTGTTCTTGTCTAAACCAGAGCCCTCGAAGTCCTTGTCGATGCCCGGGTAGCTCCAGGTGTAGGGGGCGAACTGGATCCCGGTGCAGTCCTCCATGATGGCCCTGCTGGTCACCTGCAAGAAGATGCGGGTGTCTTTTGTGGTGTGTACGCGGAGCTGCTGGCAGGCCACGGCCAGCACGCAGTCACTGCAGTCCTCCAGGAACACGGAGGTGGACACCGGGCCGCAGAGCAGCGTACAGCCTTGGGCCTTGGTCAGCCGCAGGGTGTTGGGATTGCCGTAGAGTTTGATCGTGCAGTTTCTCAGTTGGGTCAAAAGGACGTCCTGCTGGTGCAGCTCCTCAGCTCTCTTCTCCAAGACTTGGGACTGCAGATTGGAAAAGCCGCAGATCCAGCTGGAGTCGAAATCTCCCTCCTCCTTCAAGGGCGGCGGGGAGGTCAGGCTGCCTTCCGCCGCCGGGGCGTCGGGAGCCGAAGCTACTTGCGTGGCTGAAGCAGCATCCTTCTTGCGGGTCTTGAAAGCGAAACGCTTCTTAGGCTGAAGCTCCTGGCGCCGCTTGGCCAGGGCCGCCTGCAGCCGCGCCAGCACCTCTTGCGCTTGCCGCAAATCGTAGGCGGCCAGGAACAAAACCGAGTCGTTTATAAGTTTCTGAAGGCCCTGCAACCGAGCGGCCGCCTCTTCCAGCCGCTCGACGGACTCCCCGCTTTCCAGAAGCTCTTCCACGGCCGATCGCTCCCGAGCGAAGGCGGCGGCGAAAAAGTCGCTCTTCTCCTCTTCCACTTCCTGGTCCTGCCGCTTTTGCTTCCGCCTTTCTACCTCCAGTTGCCGCTCATGTTCTCGCTTCTGAAGCCGCTCGGGCACCAGGGTCCGCTCTCGCTGGGATCCCAAGTCCCCGTTCGCTAGGGCAGCGGCGGACAAACCACCAGTCTCCATCTTAACTTCAAGcttcctttctcctgccttccttcctccgGGCGCGCCCTTTCGCGAGGCCTCCCACCAACGCGCCCTGTGATTGGCCGGGCATGCTGACGTCAGATCCCGGCCTTATTTTCTTCGCCCATTGGTTCCTCTGCACTGGAGGGGGCGGGGATGTGGGGCGGGGCCGACTGACAGAGGGGGTGGGGAGACAAAGGTCCTTGTggatgggtggggtgggaggcaggcgggggaagctttttttcttcttaaagggGCAGGACTTATATCCGGGATTGTGGGGTGAGTTGCAGCAGCGGCAGCTGCACATGTGGGTTTGTTTATAAGAACAAGGTTAGAAACTCGCAggactccccctcccccccagctCCTCCCTACTACCCCCTTACAGGCCGGAGATCCGCAACTGGTGGGGGGAATGTGTGCgtgtggtgggtgggtgggggggacaGGTAGTGGTGAGAAAGATGGAGGGGGGGTGAATATTACACCGCCCGGCCGGCGCGGGTGGAAGCGGCAGCTGGAACAGCTGGCTAGGGAGCCGCTTGCATgtctcttggtttttttttttctttttccttccaccATCCCTTCCCCCAACCCATTCTTGCCGCCCCTAAACCCTCCTACCCACCCCCGCGCCGCTGCAGTTCCGCGTGGCCTGGGGCTCCTGGATTCCCTAAGGCAGTTACCCGGGCGGGAGAAGGCGAAGGGCACGTACGGGAGAGACTGAGGTCCTCACTGCAGCCGGGTCCAGGGGGCCCTGGAGGAGTCTAAAAACAGATtactatttgttttgttttttttttttttgccaatcgCTGCAGTcgaaggggtggggagtgggggcggggggagggtgagactccacaccccctccctcttcctcccacGCCCTAACCCCCCTGGGCCGTCACTCCCTGCACAGCTGGCCGCTGCTGACCGCGCGG
This genomic interval from Bos taurus isolate L1 Dominette 01449 registration number 42190680 breed Hereford chromosome 23, ARS-UCD2.0, whole genome shotgun sequence contains the following:
- the TBCC gene encoding tubulin-specific chaperone C, whose protein sequence is METGGLSAAALANGDLGSQRERTLVPERLQKREHERQLEVERRKQKRQDQEVEEEKSDFFAAAFARERSAVEELLESGESVERLEEAAARLQGLQKLINDSVLFLAAYDLRQAQEVLARLQAALAKRRQELQPKKRFAFKTRKKDAASATQVASAPDAPAAEGSLTSPPPLKEEGDFDSSWICGFSNLQSQVLEKRAEELHQQDVLLTQLRNCTIKLYGNPNTLRLTKAQGCTLLCGPVSTSVFLEDCSDCVLAVACQQLRVHTTKDTRIFLQVTSRAIMEDCTGIQFAPYTWSYPGIDKDFEGSGLDKNKNNWNDVDDFNWLARDVASPNWNVLPEEERRIQWD